A part of Mucilaginibacter defluvii genomic DNA contains:
- the odhB gene encoding 2-oxoglutarate dehydrogenase complex dihydrolipoyllysine-residue succinyltransferase — protein sequence MSLEIKVPPVGESITEVTLSSWIKKDGDQVAMDEVIAELESDKATFELTAEKAGTLKTIAAEGDTLAIGAVVASIEDGEGASAASPAPADTDKADESAPSAPAQQAEAPAPAAEPAQGGSTLEIKVPPVGESITEVTLSRWLKKDGEAVEMDEAIAELESDKATFELTAEKAGTLKTLAAEGDTLPIGTVVASISGGGASAPAPAQKAEAAPSAPAAPASEASTQKTYASGTPSPAAGKILAEKGVDPQLVSGSGVGGRITKEDALNAQKAAPAPSKTESKPAASAPAAAPAVTGERGERREKMSSLRKTVAKRLVAVKNETAMLTTFNEVDMSPIMEIRSKYKDKFKEKHGVGLGFMSFFTKAVTEALKDWPSVGARIEGEEIVYSNYADVSIAVSAPKGLVVPVIRNADKLSLAEIEKEVIRLAGKARENKLGIDEMSGGTFTITNGGVFGSMMSTPIINSPQSAILGMHNIVERPVAVNGQVVIRPMMYLALSYDHRIIDGRESVSFLVRVKQLLEDPARLLLGV from the coding sequence ATGAGTTTAGAAATAAAAGTTCCGCCGGTAGGCGAATCAATTACCGAAGTAACCCTGTCGAGCTGGATAAAAAAAGACGGCGACCAGGTAGCCATGGATGAAGTGATCGCCGAGTTAGAATCAGATAAAGCTACATTTGAGCTAACCGCCGAAAAAGCAGGAACTTTAAAAACTATTGCCGCCGAAGGCGATACGTTAGCCATCGGCGCTGTGGTGGCCAGTATTGAGGATGGCGAAGGCGCAAGCGCTGCTTCCCCGGCTCCGGCTGATACTGATAAAGCCGACGAATCGGCGCCGTCTGCACCTGCGCAACAAGCGGAGGCACCTGCACCGGCTGCTGAACCTGCACAAGGTGGCAGCACACTCGAAATAAAAGTTCCGCCGGTGGGCGAATCCATTACTGAGGTAACGCTTTCGCGCTGGTTGAAAAAGGATGGCGAAGCCGTTGAGATGGACGAAGCCATTGCCGAACTGGAATCAGACAAAGCTACATTTGAATTAACTGCCGAAAAAGCCGGTACACTAAAAACCCTGGCTGCCGAAGGTGATACTTTACCGATAGGCACCGTTGTTGCCAGCATATCTGGCGGTGGTGCTTCGGCTCCTGCTCCTGCTCAAAAGGCAGAAGCTGCGCCATCTGCACCGGCGGCACCTGCTTCTGAGGCTTCAACACAAAAAACTTATGCTTCGGGCACTCCATCGCCTGCCGCAGGTAAAATACTGGCCGAAAAAGGCGTTGATCCGCAATTAGTAAGCGGAAGCGGCGTAGGTGGCCGTATTACTAAAGAGGATGCCCTGAACGCGCAAAAAGCTGCGCCTGCTCCGTCTAAAACCGAAAGTAAACCTGCTGCTTCAGCGCCTGCCGCTGCTCCTGCTGTAACCGGCGAACGTGGCGAGCGTCGCGAAAAGATGTCGTCGCTGCGCAAAACAGTTGCAAAACGTTTGGTTGCCGTTAAAAATGAAACCGCGATGCTTACCACCTTTAACGAGGTTGATATGTCGCCGATCATGGAGATCCGCAGTAAATACAAAGATAAATTTAAAGAAAAACACGGCGTTGGCTTAGGCTTTATGTCGTTCTTCACCAAGGCGGTTACCGAGGCGCTGAAAGACTGGCCTTCGGTTGGCGCACGCATTGAGGGTGAAGAAATTGTTTACAGCAATTACGCTGATGTTTCTATCGCAGTATCTGCTCCTAAAGGCCTGGTTGTTCCGGTTATCCGTAACGCTGATAAACTGAGCCTGGCTGAAATTGAGAAAGAAGTTATCCGCTTAGCAGGTAAAGCCCGCGAAAACAAGCTGGGTATTGATGAAATGAGCGGTGGTACTTTTACTATCACCAACGGTGGTGTATTTGGTTCGATGATGTCGACCCCGATCATCAATTCGCCACAATCAGCCATCCTGGGTATGCACAATATTGTGGAGCGCCCTGTGGCTGTGAACGGCCAGGTGGTTATCCGCCCGATGATGTACTTAGCCCTGTCATACGATCACCGTATCATTGACGGGCGTGAGTCGGTAAGCTTCCTGGTGAGGGTTAAGCAATTGCTCGAAGATCCGGCAAGACTGCTATTGGGGGTATAA